One genomic segment of Fervidobacterium pennivorans includes these proteins:
- a CDS encoding MBL fold metallo-hydrolase: MRNKFEEPDPNFQIIKNNEKVRDFFEEELNLVIDEGDGIVLITGCAHRGIINIAQDALELFDKKIKLLIGGFHLYKSSEEKVDKTISILKSLPIEQIIPLHCSGELVKKKLSYEVL; the protein is encoded by the coding sequence ATGAGGAACAAATTTGAAGAACCAGACCCTAATTTCCAAATTATAAAGAACAACGAAAAGGTTAGAGACTTTTTTGAAGAAGAATTAAACCTTGTCATTGACGAAGGAGATGGAATTGTACTCATAACCGGATGTGCACACAGAGGGATAATAAACATAGCCCAAGATGCGCTTGAATTGTTTGATAAGAAAATCAAACTCCTCATTGGTGGATTTCATCTCTACAAATCATCCGAGGAAAAGGTTGATAAAACTATCTCTATTCTTAAGAGCTTGCCAATTGAACAGATAATACCGCTACACTGCAGTGGGGAGTTGGTCAAAAAGAAATTATCATATGAAGTGCTTTGA
- a CDS encoding AlbA family DNA-binding domain-containing protein yields the protein MKDLRFENEEIEYKTSWKDEYLKTLCAFANTKGGQLIIGIKDNHEVVGVQNFQKLLEYIPNKVKNSLGIIPSLEIKVVDGKNILVISVQQYDTPVYYDEKIYVRSGSNTVELTGQELTRFIFKKFGKSWEKSPTSVTIDQLDLSTVELFKKLAKERLSAISEDDSIEKVLYNLELMSEDGYLNNAGVLLFGKDPSRQIDAPWVRIGRFGKSNSILDTVDAVGNLFRQLEIVYEAIKKNINVRFSFENATERKEIWDYPLIAIREAIINALVHRDYAVQQDTQIKIFDNAIWFWNPGTLPEGIRVEDLKNSVHISKPRNRIIARVFYYARMIEQWGTGTSRIIDSCLNQGLPEPEFKEENGGFSVYLYKDMYTEDKLRKMGLNERQIMAVIYVQRTGKITNKEYQELTGVKERMAGYELNELVKLNILERIGKTGKGTFYTIKGAKGAVKTQ from the coding sequence TTGAAAGACCTGAGGTTTGAAAATGAAGAAATTGAATACAAAACAAGTTGGAAGGATGAATACCTTAAAACCTTGTGTGCTTTCGCAAATACAAAAGGCGGACAACTGATAATCGGCATAAAAGACAACCATGAAGTTGTCGGTGTTCAAAATTTTCAGAAATTGCTGGAATATATTCCAAACAAAGTAAAAAACTCCCTTGGGATAATTCCATCTTTAGAGATTAAGGTGGTTGATGGTAAAAACATACTCGTAATCTCTGTCCAACAATATGATACTCCCGTTTATTATGATGAAAAAATATATGTACGTTCAGGAAGCAATACAGTAGAACTCACAGGTCAAGAATTAACAAGGTTCATATTTAAGAAATTTGGAAAATCTTGGGAGAAATCTCCTACTTCAGTAACCATCGATCAACTTGACCTTTCAACTGTGGAACTTTTCAAAAAACTTGCAAAAGAAAGATTATCAGCTATTTCAGAGGACGATTCGATTGAGAAAGTACTCTACAATCTTGAACTAATGTCAGAAGATGGGTATTTGAACAATGCCGGAGTTTTATTATTCGGAAAAGACCCATCAAGACAAATAGACGCTCCCTGGGTGCGTATAGGGAGATTTGGCAAGAGTAATTCGATACTTGATACAGTTGATGCTGTTGGTAACCTTTTTAGACAGCTCGAAATAGTTTACGAGGCTATTAAAAAGAATATAAATGTCAGATTTTCCTTTGAAAATGCCACTGAACGAAAAGAAATTTGGGACTATCCTCTTATTGCGATACGAGAAGCAATAATAAACGCGCTTGTCCACAGAGATTACGCGGTGCAACAAGATACGCAAATTAAAATCTTCGACAATGCAATATGGTTTTGGAACCCCGGAACACTACCTGAAGGAATAAGAGTTGAGGATCTGAAAAACTCTGTACACATTTCTAAACCAAGGAACAGAATTATCGCCAGAGTATTTTACTATGCCAGAATGATAGAACAATGGGGAACTGGAACAAGCAGAATTATCGACTCTTGTCTAAACCAAGGCTTACCTGAACCAGAATTTAAGGAAGAGAATGGAGGTTTTTCTGTTTACCTATACAAAGACATGTATACTGAAGATAAACTTAGAAAAATGGGTCTAAATGAGAGACAAATAATGGCAGTTATTTACGTACAAAGAACTGGAAAAATAACGAACAAAGAATACCAGGAATTAACTGGTGTGAAAGAAAGAATGGCTGGGTACGAGTTGAACGAGCTAGTAAAATTAAACATTTTGGAAAGAATTGGAAAAACAGGGAAGGGCACTTTCTACACTATTAAAGGAGCAAAAGGCGCAGTGAAGACGCAATAA
- a CDS encoding DDE-type integrase/transposase/recombinase has product MNNSTLSCPKCGSTSLYKNGHDKYGNQQFLCKLCHHSFKLSHSQKRKNFPFPYPKCSSCGKAMEIYKVRRSFVVFRCRACRTKDRVPFNLPEPVTLIPEKFKYFRFPIFFVLKAFVLYMKHNMSYRSLAHSLNIKVSHVTIYKWVIKLCTLFSVLFPTFTIENVFSVHADETVLVFKEQKYYVWLLVDHETNLILCWHVSKYRDMGQVKVLLEKFFGNSKPKNIELITDGLGAYESAVKLLFRNINHVVVPLGKNNQCESKFSLLKDFFRLKRGLKNTKNLAKYIQGFCVVKNLWKTHNGNINCILSHLHSFITTS; this is encoded by the coding sequence ATGAACAACTCAACACTCTCTTGTCCAAAATGCGGTTCCACCAGCTTATACAAAAACGGTCACGACAAATACGGTAACCAACAATTCCTTTGCAAACTCTGCCATCATTCCTTCAAACTTTCCCATTCTCAAAAACGCAAAAACTTTCCTTTCCCATATCCCAAATGCTCTTCTTGTGGTAAAGCTATGGAAATTTACAAAGTCCGTCGCTCTTTCGTTGTCTTCCGTTGTAGAGCTTGTCGTACCAAAGATAGAGTACCTTTTAACCTCCCCGAACCAGTCACCCTTATTCCTGAGAAATTTAAATATTTCCGCTTCCCTATCTTTTTCGTCTTAAAGGCTTTTGTTTTGTATATGAAACACAATATGTCTTATCGCTCTCTTGCTCATTCTCTTAATATCAAAGTATCTCATGTCACCATATACAAATGGGTTATTAAATTGTGTACTTTATTCTCTGTACTTTTCCCAACATTTACCATCGAAAATGTTTTCTCAGTTCATGCTGATGAAACTGTTCTTGTGTTCAAAGAACAAAAGTACTATGTTTGGCTATTAGTTGATCACGAAACTAACTTAATTCTTTGTTGGCATGTCTCAAAGTATCGTGATATGGGACAAGTCAAAGTATTGCTCGAGAAGTTCTTTGGTAATTCAAAACCTAAAAACATTGAACTTATTACTGATGGACTTGGTGCATATGAAAGTGCAGTAAAGCTGTTGTTCAGAAATATCAATCACGTAGTGGTACCGCTCGGTAAAAACAATCAATGTGAATCTAAGTTTTCATTGTTGAAAGACTTTTTCCGACTCAAGCGAGGGCTGAAGAATACGAAGAACTTAGCGAAATATATTCAAGGATTTTGTGTAGTGAAGAATCTTTGGAAAACACACAATGGCAATATCAATTGCATTCTTTCACACTTACACTCTTTCATCACTACAAGTTAA
- a CDS encoding MBL fold metallo-hydrolase yields the protein MQNNSSSITIGSTNLTILCDDTLQPPLHSEHGFSLLVEKAGNPIVLFDTGTTDVFMKNASTTGKNLTKVEYIVISHGHYDHAGGLKYMTSFGKKFKVYLRQDAFLPKYSDDRFTGTDWEALKDSFEFLIVKDKLIKITNSIYAFGPAWMRNKFEEPDSNFQIIKNNEKIRDFFEEELNLVIDEGDGIVLITGCAHRGIINIAQDALELFDKKIKLLIGGFHLYKSSEEKVDKAISILKSLPIEQIIPLHCSGELIKKKFGMLYTF from the coding sequence GTGCAAAACAACAGTTCATCAATTACCATTGGGTCTACTAATTTGACTATCCTTTGCGATGATACTCTTCAACCGCCACTACACTCCGAGCACGGCTTTTCTTTGCTGGTTGAAAAAGCTGGCAACCCAATCGTGCTATTTGACACCGGTACAACTGATGTATTCATGAAAAATGCAAGTACCACTGGTAAAAACCTTACCAAGGTAGAGTATATTGTCATTAGCCACGGTCACTACGACCACGCAGGCGGGTTGAAATATATGACTTCTTTTGGCAAGAAGTTCAAGGTTTATCTTAGACAAGACGCTTTCTTACCCAAATACAGTGATGACAGATTCACAGGAACAGACTGGGAAGCGCTAAAAGACTCGTTTGAATTTCTTATTGTCAAAGACAAACTCATCAAAATAACCAATTCTATTTATGCCTTTGGACCTGCATGGATGAGGAACAAATTTGAAGAGCCAGACTCTAATTTCCAAATTATAAAGAACAACGAAAAGATTAGAGACTTTTTTGAAGAAGAATTAAACCTTGTCATTGACGAAGGAGATGGAATTGTACTCATAACCGGATGTGCACACAGAGGGATAATAAACATAGCCCAAGATGCGCTTGAATTGTTTGACAAAAAAATCAAACTCCTTATTGGAGGATTTCATCTTTACAAATCATCCGAGGAAAAGGTTGATAAAGCTATCTCGATCCTTAAGAGCTTGCCAATTGAACAGATAATACCGCTACACTGCAGTGGGGAATTAATCAAGAAGAAATTTGGAATGTTGTATACATTTTAG
- a CDS encoding carboxymuconolactone decarboxylase family protein, with translation MDARKSVNDFMNTMKELAKSDKAYVDAFMNFFKEAEKPGALSAKQKALIAVAIAVSERCSYCIAVHTKNALDAGATREEILEAAKVAGLMGGGPALAYITLVLEALKAFEEKEDK, from the coding sequence ATGGATGCACGAAAATCAGTGAACGACTTTATGAACACCATGAAAGAACTTGCAAAGTCTGATAAGGCGTATGTTGATGCTTTCATGAACTTTTTCAAGGAAGCGGAGAAACCAGGTGCTTTGAGTGCTAAGCAAAAAGCATTGATAGCGGTTGCTATTGCCGTTTCTGAGAGATGTTCATATTGTATTGCTGTCCACACAAAAAATGCTCTTGATGCAGGAGCAACTCGTGAAGAAATTCTTGAAGCGGCAAAGGTTGCGGGCTTAATGGGCGGAGGACCAGCGCTTGCCTACATAACTCTCGTTTTAGAAGCGCTTAAAGCGTTTGAGGAAAAAGAAGACAAATAA
- a CDS encoding FAD-dependent oxidoreductase, translating into MIETDILVIGGSAGGILTATTAKRIYPDKRVVVVRKNKTVMVPCGIPYIFGTLYDTSKNRIHDEMVKSAGVELLIDEVISIDKDKKVAILKSGEEIKWDKLVLATGSLPVIPKWLPGHDLENVFPIIKDEEYLSNMLSKLKEINEVVIIGGGFIGVEFAEQLALAGKHVTLVEIAHKILWQAFDDEFAAIAEQDLESHGVTLKLGTKVKAILGNGKVEEVEFESGERVKAEAVILSMGVTPNTELAKQLGLDLTRKGAIVVDEYMRTSAPDIFAVGDCALKRDFFTSRHVPILLASTAAMEAKIAAANLYGIKFIRENRGTVSAFSTKIFDKTYGVAGIIERFAKEDGFDYVVGKAVSMDRHPGALPGAKKIEVKLIFSRTSGVLIGAQVVGGDSVGEMINILSLAIQKGLTANELNTMQVATHPLVTASPVTYPINAAALDALVKICTKC; encoded by the coding sequence GTGATTGAAACAGACATTTTAGTTATCGGTGGTAGTGCAGGAGGTATACTTACAGCAACCACGGCAAAAAGAATCTATCCAGACAAGAGGGTCGTCGTGGTAAGGAAAAATAAAACAGTTATGGTTCCTTGTGGGATTCCTTACATATTTGGTACTCTCTATGACACCTCAAAGAACAGAATTCATGATGAAATGGTTAAAAGTGCTGGCGTTGAACTACTCATAGACGAGGTCATTAGTATTGACAAAGACAAAAAAGTAGCGATTTTGAAGAGTGGTGAAGAAATCAAATGGGACAAACTTGTTCTTGCAACAGGTTCACTGCCGGTTATTCCAAAGTGGCTACCTGGACACGACCTTGAAAACGTCTTCCCAATTATCAAAGATGAAGAATATCTTTCAAACATGCTCAGTAAGCTCAAAGAGATTAATGAAGTTGTTATAATTGGTGGAGGTTTTATTGGTGTAGAATTTGCTGAACAACTCGCGCTTGCTGGTAAACACGTAACACTTGTTGAAATAGCCCACAAGATACTTTGGCAAGCATTTGATGACGAATTTGCAGCGATTGCGGAACAAGACCTCGAAAGCCACGGGGTTACACTCAAACTGGGAACGAAAGTCAAAGCAATTCTTGGAAACGGCAAGGTAGAAGAAGTGGAATTTGAAAGTGGGGAAAGAGTTAAAGCAGAAGCAGTCATACTCTCCATGGGTGTCACGCCAAATACAGAGCTTGCAAAACAGCTTGGACTTGACCTCACAAGAAAAGGTGCCATAGTAGTTGATGAATACATGAGAACAAGTGCTCCAGATATCTTTGCTGTTGGTGACTGTGCACTTAAAAGAGACTTCTTCACCAGCAGGCATGTTCCAATACTTCTTGCATCAACTGCAGCTATGGAAGCAAAAATTGCAGCAGCTAACCTGTATGGTATCAAGTTCATCAGAGAGAACAGAGGCACTGTAAGTGCATTCTCTACGAAGATATTTGATAAAACTTATGGAGTTGCTGGTATAATCGAAAGATTTGCCAAAGAAGATGGATTTGATTACGTGGTTGGAAAAGCCGTATCTATGGATAGACATCCGGGGGCTTTACCAGGTGCAAAGAAAATCGAAGTTAAACTCATCTTCTCAAGAACATCAGGAGTTCTTATAGGTGCTCAGGTAGTTGGAGGCGATAGTGTTGGGGAAATGATTAATATACTAAGCCTTGCAATCCAAAAAGGTCTAACAGCAAACGAACTTAACACTATGCAAGTCGCAACTCATCCACTCGTGACCGCTTCACCTGTAACTTACCCAATAAATGCAGCAGCACTCGATGCACTTGTAAAAATATGCACAAAGTGCTGA
- a CDS encoding YkvA family protein, translating into MNNSEYESEYKKYRNKAEEYINDREKTRNLLEQATKKAKKQGPLDKIWDDIQLMFGLLGDWLSGTYKVSTGTILAILGAVIYFVTPIDAIADFIPVLGWMDDAAVFTLVINQIRAELDRYKERKR; encoded by the coding sequence ATGAACAATTCTGAATACGAATCTGAATATAAAAAATATAGGAATAAAGCTGAAGAATATATAAATGATAGAGAGAAAACCAGAAATCTTTTAGAACAAGCTACGAAAAAGGCTAAAAAACAAGGGCCTTTAGACAAAATATGGGATGATATTCAACTTATGTTTGGATTATTAGGCGATTGGTTAAGTGGAACATATAAAGTTTCAACAGGAACAATCTTAGCTATTTTGGGAGCAGTAATTTATTTTGTTACTCCCATTGACGCTATAGCAGATTTTATTCCTGTTCTTGGTTGGATGGATGATGCAGCTGTATTTACGCTAGTAATAAACCAAATTAGAGCTGAGTTGGATAGGTATAAAGAAAGGAAACGATGA